In Candidatus Promineifilum breve, one genomic interval encodes:
- a CDS encoding glycosyltransferase family 39 protein — protein MGGEGQVAGGDSTTTAASLTTPAPLHPRSPAPPAVGGRWSPIVLILLVAFALRVWNLTGIPPGLTHDEANHGREAIGILNGVLLYFFPLNYGSEPIYSYTVALFMAALGRGLLALRLVNVVFSTAAIALTYAWAAPRLGRAVALLGAALMAVSFWPLAAGREALRAGMLPFFMALAVVAFWRLLEVSGAGEQGGRGAGEKERSPLLPRSPAPLLPFPPAPLLFFAISLALTLHVYLAARVSWLVFPAFLGYLALVHRAAFRRVWRPVVGGLLLAGLLVAPLFLYLRAHPEMQTRLDMLDRPLQGLAAGDLGPLLLNVRDALLAFVWPGFGDQFLAYNIPGRPVFDVVSAVFFVIGLLVCLWRWRRTAHAFLLLWFAAGILPSLITGPTANTTRNAAALPAVYLIVAVGGVAVLDVIKRRGAGGQGSRGALSFPPAPPLPRSPALLAIALVLWVAFTSGRDYFVRWGDSAEVRGAYQHTLVTGLGHMTANYPTADPVLFSTVYPGPAHDSSIALVLAADYPAVAETARWVDARRALVIPPQRMLAYIPYSTPPHPAFIPVLEAIETVDLRPDDLDPRFTLYWIDGATAAAALTGDPLPQPVDFNGAIELTAARWLQEGVRPGDTAELLTVWRVLDPARAGPVVPPSFTTDAVLFAHVLDGAGGILAQHDGLDAPSWAWRAGDVVLQVQPVVVPASAAPGDYAAVVGVYDRTSGARLLTPGGDTAVVPPLVVLSP, from the coding sequence ATGGGTGGCGAGGGGCAAGTGGCGGGTGGCGATTCCACAACGACCGCTGCTTCTCTGACCACCCCTGCCCCCCTGCACCCCCGCTCCCCTGCTCCCCCCGCGGTCGGCGGTCGGTGGTCACCCATCGTCCTCATCCTCCTGGTCGCCTTCGCCCTGCGCGTCTGGAATCTGACCGGCATCCCGCCGGGGCTGACCCACGACGAGGCCAACCACGGCCGCGAGGCCATCGGCATCCTCAATGGCGTCCTGCTCTATTTCTTCCCGCTCAATTACGGCAGCGAGCCGATCTACAGCTACACCGTGGCCCTGTTCATGGCCGCGCTGGGGCGCGGGCTATTGGCCTTGCGGCTGGTCAACGTCGTCTTCAGCACGGCGGCCATCGCCCTGACCTACGCCTGGGCCGCGCCGCGCCTCGGCCGCGCCGTGGCCCTGCTGGGCGCGGCGCTCATGGCCGTCTCCTTCTGGCCCCTGGCGGCCGGCCGCGAGGCGCTGCGGGCGGGGATGTTGCCGTTCTTTATGGCGTTGGCGGTGGTGGCGTTCTGGCGTTTGTTGGAAGTTAGCGGCGCGGGGGAGCAGGGGGGCAGGGGAGCAGGGGAGAAAGAGAGATCACCCCTGCTCCCCCGCTCCCCTGCACCCCTGCTCCCTTTCCCCCCTGCCCCCCTGCTCTTCTTCGCCATCTCCCTCGCCCTGACGCTCCACGTCTACCTGGCGGCGCGGGTCAGTTGGCTTGTGTTCCCGGCGTTCCTGGGCTACCTGGCGCTCGTCCACCGGGCGGCCTTCCGGCGCGTCTGGCGGCCGGTGGTGGGCGGGCTGCTGCTGGCCGGGCTGCTGGTGGCCCCGCTGTTCCTCTATCTGCGCGCCCACCCGGAGATGCAGACGCGGCTGGACATGCTCGATCGGCCGCTGCAAGGGCTGGCGGCGGGCGACCTCGGCCCGCTGCTGCTCAACGTCCGCGACGCGCTGCTGGCCTTCGTCTGGCCCGGCTTCGGCGACCAATTCCTGGCCTACAACATCCCCGGCCGGCCGGTGTTCGATGTAGTCTCGGCCGTCTTCTTCGTCATCGGGCTGCTGGTCTGCCTGTGGCGCTGGCGGCGGACGGCCCATGCCTTTCTGCTGCTGTGGTTCGCGGCCGGCATTCTGCCCTCGCTCATCACCGGTCCCACGGCCAACACCACCCGCAACGCGGCGGCGCTGCCGGCGGTGTACCTGATTGTGGCGGTGGGGGGTGTGGCGGTGTTGGATGTGATCAAGCGCAGGGGGGCAGGGGGGCAGGGGAGCAGGGGCGCTCTCTCTTTCCCCCCTGCTCCCCCGCTCCCCCGCTCCCCTGCGCTTCTAGCAATCGCCCTGGTACTTTGGGTAGCTTTCACCTCCGGCCGCGACTACTTCGTGCGTTGGGGCGATTCGGCCGAGGTGCGCGGGGCGTATCAACATACGCTGGTGACGGGCCTCGGCCACATGACGGCCAACTACCCCACGGCCGATCCCGTCCTTTTCTCCACCGTCTACCCCGGCCCGGCCCACGATTCCTCCATCGCCTTGGTGCTGGCCGCCGATTACCCGGCCGTGGCCGAGACGGCGCGCTGGGTCGATGCCCGGCGCGCCCTGGTCATCCCGCCACAGCGTATGCTGGCCTACATCCCGTATTCTACGCCGCCCCACCCGGCCTTCATCCCCGTGCTGGAGGCCATCGAGACGGTCGATCTGCGGCCCGATGATCTCGACCCGCGCTTCACCCTCTACTGGATCGACGGCGCGACGGCCGCCGCGGCCCTGACCGGCGACCCGCTGCCCCAGCCGGTTGATTTCAACGGTGCGATTGAACTGACGGCCGCCCGCTGGCTGCAAGAGGGCGTGCGGCCGGGCGACACGGCCGAATTGCTGACCGTCTGGCGCGTGCTCGACCCGGCGCGGGCTGGGCCGGTCGTGCCGCCCAGCTTCACCACCGACGCGGTGCTATTCGCCCACGTGCTGGATGGCGCGGGCGGCATCCTGGCCCAGCACGACGGGCTGGACGCGCCGTCGTGGGCCTGGCGGGCGGGCGACGTAGTGCTCCAGGTGCAGCCGGTGGTCGTGCCCGCCTCGGCCGCGCCCGGCGATTATGCGGCCGTCGTCGGCGTCTACGACCGGACATCCGGCGCGCGCCTGCTCACGCCCGGCGGCGATACGGCCGTGGTGCCGCCCCTCGTTGTCTTATCTCCGTAA
- a CDS encoding class I SAM-dependent methyltransferase: MAKQAAHVNGAPSLPSTLYTEEYFLTACEGYDVFIESEGAHLSRRLHDAFALAGVRPGMRVLDVGCGRGEILRHCMRLGVEAHGMDYAVAAARMSRDVVSAEVARATAAGETLPARPGVLQADAKTLPFPDNYFDRALLFDVVEHLFPWELHRAYLDIARVLKPGGRLIIHTAPNRWYDAYAYPWVRRARILMGQGDAYPKDPRAITPVNQDVHVNEQDLVRMRRGLRDAGYTGIKVWLDSPPQNRTESPLLAGLRRVAFGLPPFRWFFEREVFAVAEPGKG; the protein is encoded by the coding sequence ATGGCTAAACAAGCGGCACACGTTAATGGAGCGCCATCGCTCCCATCGACCCTCTATACGGAAGAGTACTTCCTGACGGCGTGCGAGGGCTACGACGTCTTTATCGAATCGGAAGGGGCGCACCTTTCGCGGCGGCTCCACGACGCCTTCGCCCTGGCCGGCGTGCGGCCGGGCATGCGCGTGCTCGACGTGGGCTGCGGCCGGGGCGAAATCCTGCGCCACTGCATGCGCCTGGGCGTGGAGGCCCACGGCATGGATTACGCCGTGGCCGCGGCGCGCATGTCGCGCGACGTGGTCAGCGCCGAGGTAGCGCGGGCCACGGCCGCCGGCGAAACCCTGCCCGCCCGGCCGGGCGTGTTGCAGGCCGACGCCAAGACGCTGCCCTTCCCCGACAATTATTTCGACCGGGCGCTGCTGTTTGACGTGGTGGAGCATCTTTTCCCGTGGGAGCTGCACCGCGCCTATCTCGACATCGCCCGCGTGCTGAAGCCGGGCGGGCGGCTCATCATCCACACCGCGCCCAATCGCTGGTACGACGCCTACGCCTACCCCTGGGTGCGCCGGGCGCGTATCCTCATGGGCCAGGGCGACGCCTACCCCAAAGACCCGCGGGCCATCACGCCGGTCAATCAGGATGTCCACGTCAACGAGCAGGATTTAGTGCGGATGCGCCGCGGCCTGCGCGATGCGGGCTACACCGGCATCAAGGTCTGGCTCGATTCGCCGCCGCAAAACCGCACCGAGTCGCCGCTGCTGGCCGGGCTGCGCCGCGTGGCCTTCGGGTTGCCCCCCTTCCGCTGGTTCTTCGAGCGCGAGGTCTTCGCCGTGGCCGAGCCGGGGAAGGGGTGA
- a CDS encoding RNA polymerase sigma factor yields MNNEQVWLEQARRGDKFAFGQLIEAYQGPVYNLAYRMLGNSGEAEEAAQEAFIRAYTRLDSYDPTHKFSTWLLSITSNFCIDQIRKRRAVLLSIDEPLPPHPALHSDNNKGPEAAYVAQEREELVQNLLSELPEEYRQAVVLRYWYDMAYEEIAEVQKTTVSAVKSRLFRARRMLADAGLARGLLPADQLEEVAV; encoded by the coding sequence TTGAATAACGAGCAAGTCTGGTTGGAACAGGCCAGACGTGGCGACAAGTTTGCGTTCGGGCAGCTGATCGAAGCCTATCAGGGGCCGGTCTATAACCTGGCCTACCGGATGCTGGGCAATTCCGGCGAAGCCGAAGAGGCGGCGCAGGAAGCGTTTATTCGCGCCTACACCCGGCTCGATAGCTACGACCCGACGCACAAATTCAGCACGTGGCTGTTGTCGATCACGTCGAACTTTTGTATCGACCAGATTCGCAAGCGCCGGGCGGTGTTGCTGTCGATTGACGAGCCGCTGCCGCCTCATCCGGCGCTGCATAGCGATAACAACAAGGGGCCGGAAGCGGCCTATGTGGCCCAGGAACGCGAGGAACTGGTGCAGAACTTATTGAGCGAACTGCCGGAGGAGTATCGCCAGGCAGTTGTGTTGCGGTATTGGTACGACATGGCCTACGAGGAGATCGCCGAGGTACAAAAAACGACCGTCAGCGCGGTGAAATCGCGCTTGTTTCGCGCCCGGCGCATGTTGGCCGATGCCGGCCTGGCCCGCGGCCTGCTGCCGGCCGACCAGTTGGAAGAGGTCGCGGTCTAG
- a CDS encoding anti-sigma factor family protein, with protein sequence MEHEERFYLLMMAALDDELPLEERDELDAHLRLCADCAHEWRTLTAIEMLFRQTPLLMPAVDFAERTLARLPNRRARRMALGALYGLMLLSGIVPLVIGLFVAARYAPILSRPELLGGIWSSISGVGRALATIIGALLSGAGRFVIEQPALIGWFIILAGLVFLWGGVFQRLLMQPVEVASRN encoded by the coding sequence ATGGAGCATGAAGAGAGATTCTATTTATTGATGATGGCCGCGCTCGACGACGAGCTGCCGCTCGAAGAACGCGACGAACTGGACGCGCATCTGCGGCTGTGTGCCGACTGCGCCCACGAGTGGCGCACGCTGACGGCGATCGAGATGCTCTTTCGCCAGACGCCGCTGCTGATGCCGGCCGTCGATTTCGCCGAGCGCACACTGGCCCGGCTGCCCAATCGCCGCGCGCGCCGCATGGCATTGGGCGCGCTCTATGGCCTCATGTTGCTGTCGGGCATTGTGCCGCTGGTCATTGGCCTGTTCGTGGCCGCCCGCTACGCGCCCATCCTGAGCCGGCCGGAATTGCTGGGCGGCATCTGGTCGTCCATCAGCGGCGTCGGCCGCGCGCTGGCGACGATCATCGGAGCTTTGCTGAGCGGCGCGGGGCGTTTTGTCATCGAACAACCGGCCCTCATCGGCTGGTTTATTATCCTTGCGGGTCTTGTATTCCTGTGGGGCGGCGTCTTCCAGCGATTGCTCATGCAACCCGTCGAGGTCGCCTCACGTAATTAG
- a CDS encoding bactofilin family protein, whose translation MKRRVLIPFVLALLIMAALVPATFAAPSFDTIIDENEVVNNDVVVFDGDLVIRDGAIVNGDVTVFNGDALVDGQINGSLALFNGDVVAGPGAVVTGECVLLNGGVSTESPLSGCTAVQSFDFDQDWLNEIPGVPAMPELPAVPEMPAVPAVPEIPVAPIIPSPESRFRNGTAVFFGILSSSLLFGLLGLLAGAIMPNQLRQIVTTARDKSMVSGAAGALTAVAVPSLIILLIPVSILLIFVCIGLLGFPIMFLLAMGLVAGGFLGWIAVGTWLGMRLFGRGKGGNGGDHIIRSAALGTALLTFIVQLLGVISFGIAGGLMAVVVSFIGLGAVALTQFGLKPYPRRPQPSAPGNTPDAGKVDAVLGTLPPEI comes from the coding sequence ATGAAACGACGTGTCCTCATTCCATTCGTATTGGCGCTGCTGATCATGGCCGCGCTGGTGCCGGCGACTTTCGCCGCGCCGTCGTTCGACACGATCATCGACGAGAACGAGGTCGTCAACAATGACGTCGTCGTCTTCGATGGTGATCTGGTCATTCGCGACGGGGCCATCGTCAACGGCGACGTGACCGTATTCAACGGCGACGCGCTGGTCGACGGCCAGATCAACGGCAGCCTGGCGCTGTTCAACGGCGATGTGGTGGCCGGGCCGGGCGCGGTCGTGACCGGCGAGTGCGTCCTTCTGAACGGCGGGGTCAGCACCGAAAGCCCTCTCAGCGGCTGCACCGCCGTCCAGAGCTTTGATTTCGATCAGGATTGGCTCAATGAGATCCCCGGGGTGCCGGCGATGCCGGAATTGCCGGCTGTGCCCGAAATGCCCGCCGTGCCGGCTGTGCCGGAAATTCCGGTGGCCCCGATTATTCCTTCGCCGGAATCGCGCTTCCGCAATGGGACGGCCGTTTTCTTTGGCATCCTCTCCAGCAGCCTGTTGTTTGGCTTGCTGGGCTTGCTGGCCGGGGCCATCATGCCCAACCAGTTGCGCCAGATCGTGACCACGGCACGCGATAAGTCGATGGTCAGTGGCGCGGCCGGGGCGCTGACGGCCGTGGCTGTGCCGTCGCTCATCATCCTGCTGATACCGGTGTCGATCTTGCTGATCTTCGTCTGCATCGGCCTGCTGGGCTTCCCGATCATGTTCCTGCTGGCGATGGGGCTGGTGGCCGGTGGCTTCCTGGGCTGGATCGCCGTGGGCACGTGGCTGGGGATGCGGCTGTTTGGCCGGGGCAAGGGCGGCAACGGTGGCGACCACATCATTCGTTCGGCCGCTCTGGGCACGGCCCTGCTGACCTTCATCGTCCAGTTGTTGGGCGTGATCTCGTTCGGCATTGCCGGCGGCCTGATGGCCGTGGTGGTGTCGTTCATCGGCCTGGGCGCGGTGGCCCTGACGCAGTTTGGCCTGAAGCCGTATCCGCGCCGGCCGCAACCGAGCGCGCCGGGCAACACCCCCGACGCGGGCAAGGTTGATGCCGTATTGGGCACGCTGCCGCCGGAAATCTAG
- a CDS encoding HD domain-containing protein, with the protein MNDVTIIPWRNAARDHMHAATLAELHGRHGTEKVSFNYRWEHVTTVVTLALRLAELTGADAETVEAAAWLHDVCKFSDGEHHPQAGAAYARAFLPTTDFPPGKIDAVAAAIADHMGLWREEPLTVLESQVLWDADKLAKIGLTAVFHWTGGALAGERMHTLERLIHRAQANDWLPKTVASMHTAPARKAAEQRLAAYHALYEALNKELTGADLL; encoded by the coding sequence ATGAATGATGTCACCATTATACCCTGGCGCAACGCCGCCCGCGACCACATGCACGCCGCCACCCTGGCCGAACTGCACGGCCGCCACGGCACGGAGAAAGTGTCGTTTAACTATCGTTGGGAACACGTGACCACGGTCGTGACGCTGGCCTTGCGGCTGGCCGAACTGACCGGCGCGGACGCGGAGACGGTCGAGGCCGCCGCCTGGCTCCACGACGTATGCAAGTTCAGCGATGGCGAGCACCATCCGCAGGCCGGCGCGGCCTATGCCCGCGCCTTCCTGCCCACGACCGACTTCCCACCGGGCAAGATCGACGCCGTGGCCGCGGCCATCGCCGACCACATGGGGCTGTGGCGCGAGGAGCCGCTGACCGTCTTGGAATCACAGGTGCTATGGGATGCCGACAAGCTGGCGAAGATAGGGCTGACGGCCGTCTTCCACTGGACGGGCGGCGCGCTGGCCGGCGAACGCATGCACACGCTGGAGCGGCTCATCCACCGCGCCCAGGCCAACGACTGGCTGCCCAAAACCGTCGCCAGTATGCACACCGCCCCGGCGCGAAAGGCCGCCGAACAACGCCTGGCCGCCTATCACGCCCTATATGAGGCTCTCAATAAAGAGTTAACCGGCGCCGACCTACTCTAA
- a CDS encoding glycoside hydrolase family 113, which yields MERKRIVKRRFIHLAFWLSLPLAILTLAGSGRPPAARAQTEMQKGFSYATWWPGNYSTPDADLALARLADTGVTWVSVIVTQYQDNLNSTAIAPTEGTPTDADVVHVIDEAHQLGLKVMLKPHVDLWDDPAHWRGEIGLNFNATQWNNWFTSYRTFINHYADLADAHGVEQFAVGVELSGTEAQETQWRTTIAGVRARFSGPITYAANHSGDETSLTWWDAVDLIGVDAYYPLSNVNNPTPSQLAAAWEPIVDLLADLAAAWDKPIIFTEVGYRSIDGANKHPWDWQIGGTVDLVEQADLYQAALAAVYDEPWFAGAYWWNWDVDPLQGGPCGVGYEIYDKPAENVLRAWYGAPPRSFDLPPADYDTKLDIYTDAIASGWQNWSWDATVNLAATNQVYSGARSISAAINQPWGALYLHHNGVNTTPYTYLEFYARLSSAGQEISVVSFDDGDEVLRERPIGDCRYTGGVPITAGTWTRVRLPLAHLAADGRVLGGVAIQAAQTGTFWVDELRLVAADTDVYAPIILTPTDDGYVSAAKPNTKYGNQKTLRVKDAAKDVTSYLKFDVAGISGSVLSATLRLYVTNPGPDGGAVYGVSNTYGSSAAPWLESGLTWNNAPVIAGTPLDSVAAVARNQWVEWDVTPAIAGNGVYSFGLRNGSGNIVHYTSAEGVVRPELVIEWGP from the coding sequence ATGGAAAGAAAGAGAATTGTCAAGCGGCGGTTCATTCACCTGGCTTTCTGGCTGTCCTTACCGCTAGCCATCCTGACCCTCGCCGGATCGGGCCGCCCTCCGGCCGCCCGCGCCCAGACCGAGATGCAGAAAGGCTTCTCCTACGCTACCTGGTGGCCGGGCAATTACAGCACGCCCGACGCTGATCTCGCCCTGGCCCGCCTGGCCGACACCGGCGTGACCTGGGTCAGCGTCATCGTCACCCAATATCAGGACAATCTCAATTCGACGGCTATCGCCCCAACCGAGGGCACACCGACCGACGCCGACGTCGTCCACGTCATTGACGAAGCGCACCAATTGGGCCTGAAGGTGATGCTGAAACCCCACGTCGATCTCTGGGACGACCCGGCCCATTGGCGGGGCGAAATCGGACTCAACTTCAACGCGACGCAATGGAACAACTGGTTCACGTCTTACCGGACGTTCATCAACCACTACGCTGATTTGGCCGACGCCCACGGCGTGGAGCAGTTCGCCGTCGGCGTCGAATTGAGCGGCACGGAGGCCCAGGAAACGCAGTGGCGCACGACCATCGCCGGGGTGCGCGCGCGCTTCAGCGGCCCGATCACCTATGCCGCCAACCACAGCGGCGACGAAACCTCGCTGACGTGGTGGGACGCGGTCGATCTGATCGGCGTCGATGCCTATTACCCGCTCTCCAACGTCAATAACCCGACCCCCAGCCAACTGGCGGCGGCCTGGGAGCCGATCGTCGATCTGCTGGCCGATCTGGCCGCCGCGTGGGACAAACCGATCATTTTCACCGAGGTCGGCTACCGCAGTATCGACGGGGCCAACAAGCACCCCTGGGATTGGCAGATCGGCGGCACGGTCGATCTGGTCGAGCAAGCCGATCTCTACCAGGCCGCTCTGGCCGCCGTCTACGATGAGCCGTGGTTCGCCGGGGCCTATTGGTGGAATTGGGACGTCGATCCCTTGCAGGGCGGGCCATGCGGCGTGGGGTACGAAATCTATGACAAACCGGCCGAAAACGTGCTGCGGGCCTGGTATGGCGCGCCGCCCCGTTCTTTCGACCTGCCGCCGGCCGATTACGATACCAAGCTCGACATCTACACCGACGCCATAGCCTCCGGCTGGCAAAACTGGTCGTGGGACGCGACGGTCAATCTGGCGGCCACGAACCAGGTCTATAGCGGTGCGCGCAGCATCTCGGCCGCCATCAACCAGCCGTGGGGGGCGCTCTATCTGCATCACAACGGTGTGAATACGACGCCCTATACCTATCTGGAGTTCTACGCCCGTCTGTCGTCGGCCGGGCAAGAGATCAGCGTCGTCTCGTTTGACGACGGCGACGAGGTGTTACGCGAGCGGCCGATCGGCGACTGCCGCTATACGGGCGGCGTGCCCATCACCGCCGGGACGTGGACGCGGGTGCGCCTGCCGTTGGCGCACCTGGCGGCCGATGGCCGGGTGCTGGGCGGGGTGGCAATCCAGGCCGCCCAGACCGGCACGTTCTGGGTCGATGAGTTGCGCCTGGTGGCCGCCGATACCGACGTCTACGCGCCGATCATCCTGACCCCAACCGACGACGGCTACGTCAGCGCGGCCAAGCCCAACACCAAATACGGCAACCAGAAGACCTTGCGCGTGAAGGACGCCGCCAAGGACGTGACCAGCTACCTGAAGTTTGACGTGGCGGGCATCAGCGGCAGTGTGCTCAGCGCCACCCTGCGCCTCTACGTGACCAACCCCGGGCCGGATGGCGGCGCGGTCTATGGCGTTAGCAATACCTATGGCTCGTCGGCCGCGCCGTGGCTGGAGAGCGGCCTGACCTGGAACAATGCGCCGGTCATCGCCGGGACGCCGCTGGACAGCGTGGCCGCCGTGGCCCGCAATCAGTGGGTCGAATGGGACGTCACGCCGGCCATCGCCGGGAATGGGGTCTATAGCTTTGGGCTGCGCAATGGGTCGGGCAATATCGTCCACTATACCAGTGCGGAGGGGGTGGTGCGGCCGGAATTGGTGATTGAGTGGGGGCCATAG
- a CDS encoding BrnA antitoxin family protein, with the protein MLKPIPEFLNEDEEREFWATHDSTEYVDWNRAERVIFPNLKPTTRTISMRMPESMLDELKLLANKRDVPYQSLIKMFLRERIDAELRH; encoded by the coding sequence ATGTTAAAGCCGATTCCTGAATTCCTAAATGAAGACGAAGAACGGGAGTTCTGGGCCACCCACGACTCAACCGAGTACGTGGACTGGAACCGGGCCGAACGGGTCATCTTTCCCAATCTCAAACCGACGACACGCACGATCTCCATGCGCATGCCGGAATCGATGCTGGACGAGTTAAAGCTGTTGGCCAACAAGCGTGACGTACCGTATCAGTCGCTCATTAAGATGTTCCTGCGGGAGCGCATCGACGCCGAATTGCGTCACTAG
- a CDS encoding BrnT family toxin has product MLDVHRLTGFDWDEGNQDKNWLKHQVSASECEELFFNVPLLTADDIKHSQTEQRYLALGRTNKGRLLFVSFVVRADKIRVISARDMHRKEREVYVKADS; this is encoded by the coding sequence ATGCTTGATGTGCATCGTCTAACCGGCTTCGACTGGGATGAGGGTAATCAGGATAAAAACTGGCTGAAGCATCAGGTATCGGCCAGTGAGTGTGAAGAATTATTCTTCAATGTTCCCTTACTCACGGCCGACGACATAAAGCATTCCCAGACGGAACAGCGCTACCTGGCGCTTGGCAGGACAAACAAGGGCAGGTTATTGTTTGTTTCGTTCGTTGTTCGGGCAGATAAGATCAGAGTTATCTCCGCGCGAGACATGCACCGCAAGGAACGAGAGGTCTATGTTAAAGCCGATTCCTGA